One part of the Sesamum indicum cultivar Zhongzhi No. 13 linkage group LG14, S_indicum_v1.0, whole genome shotgun sequence genome encodes these proteins:
- the LOC105176980 gene encoding protein DETOXIFICATION 18-like, producing MASGGGAEAVRSPLLERKAATAKDGWLNKVIDVEEAKDQILFALPMILTNVSYYCIPLVSVMFAGHLGELQLAGSNLANSWAAVSGFALMVGLSGALETLCGQGFGAKLYRMLGVYLQASCIITIIFTIIISVLWWYSDFVLTLLHQDPQIAGAAGLYLKYLIPGLFAYGFLQNILRFLQTQCIVLPLVVCSLVPLAFHIGIAYALVHWTGLGYRGAPLAASISLWVSVLMLGLYVVKAKEFEQTWEGFTLESLGHVFTNLKIALPSAAMVCLEYWAFEILVLLAGLMPNSEITTSLVAMCVNTEAISYMIAYGLSAAASTRVSNELGAGNSNQAKRAMAVTLKLTVFLAVLVVLALSLGHNLWAGSFSDSPVIIDAFASMTPLLVASILCDFVQGILSGVARGCGWQHLAVFINLGTFYFIGMPIASLLGFKFKLHAKGLWIGLICGLAVQMIGLLLLTKFTKWTRIELSQDPSAKTVEDV from the exons ATGGCGTCAGGCGGCGGAGCAGAGGCTGTGAGGAGTCCGCTGCTGGAGAGGAAGGCGGCGACGGCGAAGGATGGGTGGTTGAACAAGGTTATTGATGTCGAGGAGGCGAAGGACCAGATATTGTTCGCGCTGCCGATGATTCTGACAAATGTTTCCTACTACTGCATCCCTCTTGTCTCAGTTATGTTCGCCGGCCACCTCGGAGAACTCCAGCTTGCTGGCTCCAACCTCGCCAATTCCTGGGCTGCTGTCTCTGGTTTTGCTCTCATG GTTGGCTTGAGTGGTGCGCTCGAGACATTATGCGGCCAAGGATTTGGCGCAAAACTATATAGAATGTTAGGTGTCTATCTTCAGGCGTCCTGCATCATAACCATCATCTTCACTATCATCATATCCGTCCTCTGGTGGTATTCAGACTTCGTTCTGACTTTGCTACATCAAGATCCTCAAATAGCAGGAGCAGCTGGTCTCTATTTGAAGTACCTCATCCCCGGACTATTTGCTTACGGGTTCTTGCAAAACATCTTGAGATTTCTTCAGACACAATGTATCGTTTTGCCACTTGTTGTCTGCTCATTGGTCCCTCTTGCTTTCCACATCGGCATCGCCTATGCTTTGGTTCATTGGACCGGACTTGGATACAGGGGAGCACCACTAGCAGCCTCGATATCATTGTGGGTTTCCGTTCTCATGCTAGGCCTGTACGTCGTTAAGGCAAAGGAGTTTGAGCAAACATGGGAGGGATTTACGTTGGAGTCGTTGGGTCATGTTTTCACAAACTTGAAGATTGCTTTGCCTTCTGCGGCTATGGTGTG TCTCGAGTATTGGGCTTTTGAGATTCTTGTTTTGTTGGCGGGACTGATGCCGAACTCGGAAATCACTACTTCTCTGGTAGCAATGTG TGTAAACACAGAAGCCATCTCCTACATGATTGCTTATGGTCTGAGTGCCGCAGCTAG CACAAGGGTGTCCAATGAGTTAGGAGCTGGAAATTCCAATCAAGCTAAGCGTGCCATGGCCGTCACTCTTAAGCTAACCGTTTTCCTTGCAGTTCTTGTTGTTTTAGCACTATCTCTTGGTCATAACCTCTGGGCTGGATCCTTCAGTGACAGCCCCGTAATAATAGACGCATTTGCCTCAATGACTCCCTTGCTCGTCGCCTCCATATTATGTGATTTTGTCCAAGGAATCTTATCAG GCGTCGCAAGAGGGTGCGGCTGGCAGCATTTGGCTGTGTTCATTAACTTGGGAACATTCTATTTCATCGGCATGCCTATTGCTAGTCTCCTTGGTTTCAAGTTCAAACTACATGCCAAG GGTTTGTGGATTGGCTTAATCTGCGGTCTAGCGGTGCAGATGATAGGTCTTTTGCTGCTTACAAAGTTCACAAAATGGACAAGAATAGAGCTGTCCCAAGATCCATCAGCCAAGACTGTTGAGGATGTCTGA
- the LOC105176979 gene encoding phytosulfokine receptor 2-like, translating into MFVWKFLLMNFLNLAFLACFFCLSSSLATPTQNCSPNDFSALKEFAGQLINGSVKFSWSNGTDCCQWEGVVCEGGGNKSAAASRVIMLKLSGKGLKGKVSESLCKLDQLQWLDLSHNSLEGGLPLEFSNLKQLEVLDLSHNMLVGPAFGAIAGLISIRLLNLSSNSLSGSLADIGVFPDLVALNISNNMFTGQVDSKICGSSRGIRILDISSNHFTGGLEGLDNCSTTLQQLHLDFNSISGDLPDSLYLLSSLEQLSMSSNNLSGQLSLKISELSSLKTLVLYGNRFSGYLPNVFGNLTELEQLVAHSNSFSGQLPSTLALCSKLHVLDLRNNSLSGPIDLDFSGLSNLCTLDLASNHFSGPLPESLSSCQELKILSLAKNSLTGQIPENYANLSSLVFLSLSNNSLVNLSGSLSVLKYCKSLTTLILTKNFHGEEIPENVSGFKSLLIFALGNCGLRGRIPDWLLNCRKLQVLDLSWNHLEGSIPSWIGQMEGLFYLDFSNNSLTGGIPEGMMELKSLISAKSYTYSLNTSTGIPLFVKRNQSASGLQYNQASSFPPSILLSNNRLNGTIWPKIGQLKQLHVLDLSRNNITGTIPSSISNMVNLETLDLCYNDLHGSIPSSFNQLTFLSKFSVAYNHLEGAIPTGGQFLSFPSSSFEGNPGLCGTLISPCDVNKKGLSSPPPAHRDSKFGRGSILGMTISIGVGIALLLAILLLRISRRDPGVPIEDVEEEINRAPRYSDAFGPPKLVIFKNADCKDLSVSDLLKSTNNFNQSNIVGCGGFGLVYKADLPNGTKAAIKRLSGDCGQMEREFQAEVEALSRAQHKNLVSLQGYCRYGNDRLLIYSYMENGSLDYWLHERVDGSSFLTWDTRLRIAQGAARGLAYLHKEPNIVHRDIKTSNILLDEKFEAHLADFGLSRLLHPYDTHVTTDLVGTLGYIPPEYSQTLTATFRGDVYSFGVVLLELITGRRPVEVCKGKNCRDLVGWVYQKKSEKREWEIFDSSIRDKDCEKQLMQLLDIACKCIDQDPRRRPSIDEVVSLLEAIEIGKA; encoded by the coding sequence ATGTTTGTCTGGAAATTTCTCCTGATGAATTTCCTGAATTTGGCATTCTTGGCTTGTTTTTTCTGTTTATCCTCGAGTCTTGCAACTCCTACCCAAAATTGCAGTCCAAATGATTTTTCAGCGTTGAAGGAATTTGCAGGCCAACTGATCAATGGTTCTGTCAAATTTTCTTGGTCGAATGGAACGGATTGCTGCCAATGGGAAGGTGTTGTGTGTGAAGGTGGTGGTAATAAGTCGGCAGCAGCAAGTAGGGTGATCATGTTGAAGTTGTCTGGAAAAGGCTTGAAGGGCAAAGTTTCAGAGTCTTTGTGTAAATTGGATCAGTTGCAATGGCTTGATCTTTCCCACAATTCCCTGGAAGGTGGATTGCCCCTGGAATTCTCCAACTTGAAGCAGCTGGAAGTTCTTGATCTCAGCCACAACATGCTGGTTGGGCCAGCATTTGGGGCGATTGCTGGATTGATATCGATTCGATTGCTCAACCTCTCGAGCAATTCTTTGTCTGGAAGCCTCGCAGACATTGGAGTATTTCCTGATCTTGTTGCTTTGAACATAAGTAACAATATGTTCACTGGCCAAGTTGACTCCAAAATCTGCGGTTCTTCCAGGGGCATTCGAATTCTTGATATATCGTCAAATCATTTTACTGGTGGGCTTGAAGGCTTGGACAATTGCAGCACAACTCTCCAGCAGCTCCATCTGGATTTCAATTCTATTTCTGGCGACCTTCCAGACTCATTGTACTTGTTATCTTCTTTGGAGCAGCTCTCTATGtcttcaaataatttatctgGCCAGCTGAGTCTTAAAATCAGTGAGCTTTCCAGTCTTAAAACCTTAGTTCTGTACGGGAACCGGTTTTCTGGTTATTTGCCTAATGTTTTTGGGAACTTAACTGAATTAGAGCAGCTTGTTGCACATTCAAATTCATTCTCTGGCCAGCTGCCTTCGACGTTGGCACTCTGCTCTAAGCTACATGTGCTTGATCTTCGGAACAACTCTCTTTCTGGTCCTATTGATCTGGATTTCTCTGGATTGTCTAATCTCTGTACTCTTGATCTTGCCAGCAATCATTTTTCTGGTCCCTTGCCTGAATCACTGTCTAGTTGCCAGGAGTTGAAAATCTTGAGTCTTGCGAAGAATAGTTTAACTGGGCAGATCCCTGAAAATTATGCTAATCTTTCATCCcttgtatttctttcattGTCCAATAACAGCCTTGTGAACCTGTCAGGGTCCTTATCCGTCTTGAAGTATTGCAAAAGCCTGACTACTCTTATACTCACTAAAAATTTCCATGGTGAAGAAATTCCTGAAAATGTGAGTGGATTTAAgagtttattgatttttgctCTGGGAAACTGCGGCCTGAGAGGTCGCATCCCAGATTGGCTATTAAATTGCCGCAAGTTGCAAGTTCTTGACTTGTCTTGGAATCATTTGGAGGGCAGCATTCCGTCATGGATTGGTCAGATGGAGGGTTTGTTCTATTTGgacttttcaaataattcattgACGGGAGGGATTCCGGAGGGCATGATGGAGCTCAAGAGCCTGATTTCTGCAAAGAGCTACACGTATAGTCTCAACACTTCAACTGGTATTCCACTTTTTGTGAAGAGAAATCAGAGTGCCAGTGGCTTGCAGTATAACCAAGCTTCAAGTTTTCCTCCATCCATATTATTGAGTAATAATAGACTAAACGGGACGATTTGGCCCAAAATTGGACAGCTGAAACAGCTTCATGTCTTAGATCTGAGCAGGAATAATATTACCGGAACCATCCCCAGCTCCATTTCGAATATGGTAAACCTGGAGACTTTGGACTTATGTTATAATGATCTTCATGGATCAATTCCTTCATCATTCAATCAGCTCACAttcctttcaaaatttagtgttGCTTATAATCATCTTGAAGGAGCAATTCCAACTGGGGGCCAATTTCTTAGTTTTCCCAGCTCAAGCTTTGAAGGAAATCCCGGACTTTGTGGAACGCTAATTTCTCCTTGTGATGTCAACAAAAAGGGGCTATCGTCGCCTCCTCCAGCTCACAGAGATAGCAAGTTTGGTCGAGGCAGTATACTCGGAATGACAATCAGCATTGGGGTTGGGATTGCGTTACTCCTGGCCATTCTTCTGCTTAGGATATCGAGAAGGGATCCCGGAGTTCCAATTGAAGATGTGGAGGAGGAAATCAACAGGGCACCTAGATATTCTGATGCATTTGGACCTCCAAAGCTGgttattttcaagaatgctGATTGCAAGGACCTCAGTGTCTCAGACTTATTGAAGTCGACAAACAATTTTAACCAATCAAACATTGTTGGCTGTGGAGGATTTGGTCTAGTTTATAAGGCGGATCTACCTAACGGCACAAAAGCTGCAATCAAGAGGCTTTCTGGGGATTGCGGACAGATGGAGCGTGAGTTTCAAGCTGAAGTGGAAGCTCTTTCCCGAGCTCAGCACAAAAACCTTGTTTCTCTTCAAGGGTACTGCCGATATGGAAATGACAGGTTACTAATTTACTCGTACATGGAAAACGGAAGCTTAGACTACTGGTTGCATGAAAGAGTAGATGGGAGCTCGTTTCTTACGTGGGATACCAGATTGAGAATTGCTCAAGGAGCAGCTCGGGGATTGGCTTATTTGCACAAAGAGCCAAATATAGTTCACCGTGACATCAAAACCAGCAACATTCTTTTGGATGAGAAATTCGAGGCTCACTTAGCTGATTTTGGGCTCTCGCGGTTGCTCCACCCATATGATACACATGTCACGACAGATTTGGTCGGCACGTTGGGATATATTCCACCTGAGTACAGCCAGACCCTGACCGCAACTTTCAGGGGTGACGTTTACAGTTTTGGAGTTGTTCTGCTGGAGCTAATAACAGGAAGACGGCCTGTCGAGGTTTGTAAAGGCAAAAACTGCAGAGATTTGGTGGGCTGGGTGTACCAGAAGAAATCTGAAAAGAGGGAGTGGGAGATATTCGACTCATCTATACGAGATAAAGATTGTGAAAAACAACTGATGCAATTGCTTGACATAGCTTGTAAATGTATAGACCAGGATCCTAGAAGAAGACCTTCGATTGATGAAGTTGTTTCGTTGCTTGAAGCAATTGAGATAGGAAAAGCTTGA
- the LOC105176978 gene encoding uncharacterized protein LOC105176978 — protein MASALFHNLNHHSLLILLPLLTLYLLTSIQAKKTSQCRTSCGQIPINYPFGIDDGCGSPYYRHILVCSDSDQLELRTPSGRYPVRNVSYTDPHILVYDPFLWNCQDGNNFRPARPFSLDTSTHFRLSPQNDYLFFNCSADDVIMESKPMFCERFPEQCDSTCDTSSYLCRQLPGCSSALHGSSCCSYYPKGSESLRLMLKHCATYTSVYWRNLGITPAYNQVPEYGIRVDFDIPVTTRCLWCQDGTKGGGTCGFDTETQDFLCLCEKGNVTTYCKDQNGQHNRAVVVAGSVTAVSVAGAFVGGAVWYLKRLRAKAPVTHGVQTNDNRLF, from the exons ATGGCTTCTGCACTCTTTCACAACCTCAATCACCACTCTCTCTTGATCCTACTTCCTCTGCTCACactatacctcctcacatcaATACAAGCCAAGAAAACAAGCCAATGCAGGACTTCTTGTGGCCAAATCCCAATAAACTACCCTTTCGGCATCGATGACGGCTGTGGCAGTCCTTATTACCGGCACATCCTTGTTTGCTCCGATTCGGACCAGCTCGAGCTTAGGACCCCATCAGGCCGGTATCCCGTCCGGAATGTCAGCTACACCGATCCCCACATCCTCGTTTACGATCCGTTCCTCTGGAACTGTCAAGACGGCAACAACTTCCGGCCCGCCAGGCCTTTCAGCCTCGACACCAGCACACACTTCAGGCTCTCCCCGCAGAATGATTACTTGTTCTTCAACTGCAGTGCGGACGACGTGATCATGGAGTCTAAACCAATGTTCTGCGAGCGTTTCCCCGAGCAATGCGACTCCACGTGTGACACGTCGAGCTACCTCTGCAGGCAGCTGCCGGGGTGCTCATCCGCGTTGCATGGGAGCTCGTGCTGCTCGTACTACCCCAAGGGGAGCGAGTCGTTGCGGCTGATGCTCAAGCATTGCGCCACTTACACCAGTGTTTACTGGAGGAATCTTGGCATAACGCCAGCATATAACCAAGTTCCAGAGTACGGAATCAGGGTGGACTTTGACATTCCTGTGACGACACGGTGCCTGTGGTGTCAGGACGGGACGAAGGGAGGCGGGACGTGCGGGTTCGATACGGAAACACAGGATTTCTTGTGCTTGTGTGAGAAGGGAAATGTCACTACTTACTGCAAAG ATCAGAATGGTCAGCACAACAGGGCTGTAGTTGTCGCAG GGAGTGTGACTGCGGTGTCAGTAGCGGGAGCATTCGTCGGAGGAGCAGTTTGGTACCTGAAAAGGCTGAGAGCAAAAGCCCCAGTGACACATGGCGTCCAGACCAACGACAACAGGCTCTTCTGA